The Primulina tabacum isolate GXHZ01 chromosome 10, ASM2559414v2, whole genome shotgun sequence region CGAATTTAAAGCCATTGACTCTCCTATTCTCAAGTATCTGACTACCAATTAATTCTATCATAAAATAAACGGTGACAATtaatttatctgtttttaccaTTTAAAATTGTTTATAACCaccattttcttctatttttcctttGGATTAGTTCGTCTGAACATATCCTTTATCTTCTATTCTAATTCTCTTTTCTTGcttctgtatatatatatacaagtatttttataaataattttgttgtgaatatatgtatatatatattggcaGCGGAAATATCTTGGTAAATTATTGTATTATCGATCGTGTTTGTGTGGGATAACTCCAAGATTTACCAGTCATTGGCCATGCGTTGTATATTTCTTTAACCCTTCATCGATCGACAATATCAGGTTCTTTTGTTAAGATTTTTgctaatttaattttcaatgaAATAATTGATTGTTATTATGTATCTTTTGTTTCTGGAATTGATCTagtttttcttcttcattctCATAATTTGCATTTGATTGATTCCTTTGGAATCACGGATTCCAAATATTTCTTAGTAATTTAGATTTGCGATTAACCTAGCGAGTGTTTGCAACGTCTAAAAAAagcatttattatatttttctttacgaattttttttattttttatgttccCTCCGCTCTCCTCTTCTTTTAGATCAAATACTTCCTATTCAAACGCAGGCTTGTTGAAGTAGTTTAACACATTGCTATATGTCGAACAGATTGTGGTATTATCCGTGATATTTCTGTGAATTCTTAGAATGAGATCATGCCAGAAAAGATTTTTATCCACACATTAATTGGTCGTGTATTAGTCGATGATATAGGTGTATTGCTTCTATAAATCGAGGTATTGGGATTGGTTCATATtacataaaaataaagttttcataaTCGGTTTGGTGATTAAACCTGTATACATTAAAAAAACATTTCAAACAGTCGTACCGACTCAATCGTGAGGTTCCAAAAAaatgttatattatataaaataataatataatataataaatcatatattttaaattctaagGATCTTAaatgtgtatataaataataataataaaaatatgtttatcCAAGCTTAAGATCTAAACAACACAGTGACACACATATAATTAACTATAATTATatctatatttttaaacaaaaaaatgtctaataatactaaaaaaatatttctaataaagTTCAAAATCCAaacaatcatatatatatcgaaaaattaaaattttaagtataagaaataatttttttttaaggaaCACaagaaataataatttttttcgaaaaaaattaaaaagatgaACTTGAAAAAACAACATGGTCCTTGTACAACCATTGCATGAACTTAAAAGCCTTTGTATCTCAATGTACAAATTTAGTTTAGATTTATCCGGTAAACTAATTGGAGCTCATGTAGCTCACGCCGGATTAATCATCTTTTGGGCCAGGGTAATGAACCTATTTGAAAGGGCTCATTTCGTTTCGTATAATTCGTCCAACACGAAAATAACTATGATGTCTTGAAGTTCTTCATAACATTGTAAAGACATTGGACAAGAGGCTTATTTGATGCTACTCTTATTTTTGTGTATGTCcaattttgagttttgatctattaaattttttatatttaattttgatattCTTACTTTTACTTTTCGGCTATTTTGACTCAATTGTTGACGTGACATCAGACAAATCAACAATTTTCGATGTCACATCAGAATTTTTTGATGTCATGTCAGCAGCATTTCAGCACTGCAGTGAAATATGATTGAAACCCAAAGAAATCAAAGTCTGTGCATCAGAACCAAACTTTAAAAACTTATTGgaccaaaattcaaaataagaaattttaatgtaccaaaaaatatatttatctctTTACTTTGGATAACTACAAATCCAAttcaattatatttaaaatcttATAATAATTGAAATAGATTTCATATatctcccaaaaaaaaaaagaaaaaagtgtGATATGATATCCAAGTTTCAAAGTTTCTCTAAAAATCAAAACGAAAACTCAACCTCAACCTCATACATCCTTCATTAATTGTGATATACTTAAATCTAAAAATTCCAATCAAATACAATCCCATTTTCACATACCTTTACCAGTTATACCACATCGTATATTTACCATGATTTTCTTATCCACGATTTGTATGAATATGTCaaattatcacaaaatacgattatCCTTCGAGAAATCTCTcctattttaagaattttatataaaatatccCACTCCTGCGCACACAATAAAATTCAGCTAGTGCACGGAATTCTTCAATTTGAGATAATATAATATGAATTGTATCTAGAATTTTATTGTGAttcttgtttttaaaaaaaatatatatacaagatattatatatatttctcctctttcaaaaaatccagttTCAAAGAGATCGGTAGTGTTCAGGCATGGCAGGGATTAGTGGTGGATCGTGTGATAATCTTCGTCGAGTGAACTTTGATGCCCCTCGAAGCTTCGGGACTGTGCTCAAATCAAAGCTAAAGGAAACCTTTATCCCCGACGACCCTTTTCGCCAATTCAAGAACGAGCCATTGAAAAGACGAACAATCAAGAAAATCCAATATTTCGTTCCTATTTTCGAATGGCTCCCCAAGTACAACTTTGGCTTGTTCAAGTATGATCTTCTCGCCGGTATCACCATCGCTAGCTTAGCGATCCCGCAAGGAATAAGCTACGCCAATCTCGCCAAACTTCCTCCTGTTATTGGATTGTGTAAGTCTTCATGATCACATTGTCatctttcttgaaatttatttacGTAAATGTTATCAAGAAAATCGATTTTAGATAGCTTTTTCCAATTAaccaaatttttataaattaaagtaTCTTGGGGACTAAACATGTCTAAAATCCATAAATCGAGGGATCTTTTTAATGTATTGGAAATAAGAACTACGAAAACTATTTTGGAATTATTAAGGATGAAAGAATTATTAACCCAAAACTTTCAAACTCGTGTCTTTtcttctataaaaaaaaaagagtcccAAAATACTTAAATGATGAAATTTGAAACTTTTACGTATAAAATGGATAAAACTTacgatatttaattaatttttgtaatATCAAAACCTTAAATATATATGGGATTATCGATTGTAATATAATATTATCCGGGCAATCAAATTTTGCCATTAATTGACTTATATTAGGTAGTGAAAGAAACCAGGATTAATTGTCGGATATTAGTTATCAACAAGAGTATCAGAGTAGATAAAGATTAAAGaactaattaaaatattctGATATTTACAaagattaaaataaatttctgctCAATTTTTTTACGATCCGATCAATCCTTATTACATATTTGCtcagttaaatttatatatatggcCTCATTGATTTTCTAAATTAATATGCATGTGCATGCATGGCTTGAATAGTTGTTGCTGATCATGCATGTACAGATTCGAGTTTCGTTCCGCCTCTTATCTATGCAATATTTGGGAGCTCGAAGCATCTAGCAGTCGGAACAGTGGCGGCATGTTCATTGCTTATCGCCGAAACCATCGGAGAAAAAGTATCACCTGCCGATAACATACAATTGTACACAAGTTTAGTGTTCACGGCTACGCTTTTCTCTGGACTGTTTCAGACAGTTCTGGGCTTGTTAAGGTAACTACAATTAGGTCcgaatatataaaatttaggaAAAAATGCAATATTTTTCTTGTAAATTTGTGGGATGACACCTATGCGACGTCTACATGACTCCGACATGACATTGATGTATGCAATGCACATCATCACTTCGATGGAATAtcgaaaattttcaaattgaaaAATACATAACTAAAACCCtacaaataaacaaatatatagCCGAAATTGCAGTTTTTCCTAAAATTTAAGAGGTACCCCTAACTGGCCGCTGGTACCTATCCACCCGTTTGAGTGGTGAGTAACTCGATTTATCTTGAAAAATGTCTCCGTTCGAGTTATGTGAATAGAGAAAAACCGTACTTTTTGGTCTCTCTATTGTTTCGGGGTCACGCCAGTTTGGATCATCTTGTTTTCAATACGCGAAAAGACTTAAAACTTATAAATTTTAAACGTTTTTGTTTTGTTAAAAACTGACATTTGTATgtcatatttttaatgaaatcgAATAAATTACTTGAAGCCTAGCTAAATGTATATTGCATTGTAAATGCATGGATGCAGACTGGGTATATTGGTGGATTTTCTATCGCATTCAACAATTCTTGGGTTCATGGGAGGGACAGCCCTACTCATAATCTTTCAGCAGATGAAGGGAATGCTGGGATTGAAGCACTTTACCACTAAAACTGGCTTAGTCTCTGTTGTTGAATCCATCTTCCACAACAGACAAGAGGTTTGTTTATCCTAATTCACCCCGAGTTCAGAATTTCAACCGGATATGTAGCATGTTTGATGTCGTATCAGTAATATCTTATGTCATGTCAACACTATGACGAAAATTAGACGAAATCGCAAAGAAATCAACTTAATGTGTTGAGATCAAATCTTTTTTTACAGTGGAAGTTGGAGTGCCTGATTATTGGTGTGATTTTCGTCGTTTGTCTCCAAATCACCAGATATGTGGTAGGTTGTTATGTATATTTTTCTAtacgaaaaaaattatataaactcttaaattaatttcaattttttaactcgaatttaaatattattttatttgaaaaaattcattattatttttttagagaTCGTAAATCACGCATAATTTGTGATTCTTTGCAGAAGCAGAAGAAACCGAAGTTATTTTGGGTGTCAGCCATAGGTCCGATGACAGTAGTGGTCATCGGTTGCCTTTACACCTACTTTTCTCATGCGGAAAAACGTGGCATCCCAACTGTGAGTTGTCTGCTTAattatcttcttttttttccccaataattaaaaataaattttgttataATTAAATCTCGAACtcgatatttaaaattttatagatcctctcatttcagttatttatttCTCATGCACTGCAATGATCCCCaaatttaagaaattaaaatgcCTTAATAAAATCATCGAAGTTACTGAATATGGAGACCAAAGTTTTAGTGGAATTGGTTTATCCTCTACCTAATTAATTCAATTAGTGGTTGAAATAAAAGTAAATATATGTcctaaaaatatttgtttatcattttttttgtgTTGGGGGAGAGATTGTTATAATTGAGTCTCAAATTTAATATCTCGTCTCATATTTGCGATCTTGGTATTGGATGAGCTACAGGTTATCGACGATatttgtttattgaaataaaagtaaatacgtgtcttaaaaatatttttttttattgattttgttttattgaaataaaaatatgtgtcttaccaatatttgtttattgttttttttagttGGGGGAGAAATTATTACAATTGAGTTTTGAATTCGAGATCTCGTCTCAAATTTGCGATCTTGATACCAAATGAAATAATAGTTATCGAGAATatttgtttattgaaataaaagtAAATATGTGTCTTAATAATATTTGTTTATAGACATAAAAGTACATATGTGTAATATtagtttattgatttttttcgTTGGGGGAGAGATTGTTACAAATGGGTCTCGAATATGAGATATTATCTTAAATTCGATATTTTGATATCAGATGAGCTACAATTCATCGTCAACATATGTTTAATGATTTAATGATTATTAATATGTGAAGGTGGGTCATCTAAAAAGAGGAATAAATGAAATTTCCGTTCAACGTTTGAACTTTAGCTCCAAGTATGTAATGGCGCCTCTCAAAGCTGGAATTATCACTGGTATGATAGCACTCGCGGTAAGTACAATATCGCCATTAATTAcacttcatatttaatttttctatttGTTCCCGTGGACGATCAGACACACACGTTGCGTGTTTTATAAATATGAaatgataatttaaaatatgtaaTAGAGCTCAAAATTATCGATGAATTTTAGTCGTAAAATTTGGTGGATAAGTTCGATAATTCTTTGAAGATGTAAAATGTGGAAATCTGAAATAAGAGATTCTAATCTTTAGGAGAAAATGTGtagataatttttaatttggcaAATTAAAAGGATGTTTttgttatatcaaaattacacgATGATACCAAATAATAATTATGTGGTGTTAATTTGTTcattaggtctcttgtgagacggtctcacgtatctttatctgtgagacgcgtcaaccctaccaatattcacaataaaaagtaacgctcttagcataaaaagtaatattttttcatagatgacccaaataagagatatgtctcataaaatacgactcgtgagaccgtctcacacaagtttgtCTTTGTTCATGTGTATAATAGTATGTTATAAGATGGAAGatattgtatttttattaaCTTTAAACTGTCTTGTTAAAGTTCTTGGCTATTTAACGATCGTATGAAATGTGTGTTAAGGAATTTATTTCGTAGAAAAAAGTTCATGAAATTCAATTAATAAGCATAAATTTACCCTACAAAATTATCTTCTCAACCAAATTAATCCCCGTTTCACCTTGTGCACAAAAGCATTCATTTTAAAAGGTCgaaaactcaaatattttttaaacatgtaaaaaaaTTCATTCTGCAAATCAACAATATAAACTATGAAAGTTTTGACAGGAAGGGATAGCCATTGGCAGAAGTTTCGCGATCGCGAGAAACGAACAAATCGACGGTAACAAGGAGATGATAGCTTATGGATTGATGAACATCATCGGATCTTGCACCTCGTGCTACTTAACGACGGGTATATACATGAACGTTGACAAACACTTTTAAGATGTCTCAAATCGATTAGATAGAGTTTTTGAGAGTTGCATATATGGACTTAGACAATACTCTTCCAATGAGCTAACTTctgggttgagttaggtccaagtctcAATATTAACATGGTTTCAGAGCCCAGATTTACCGTTATATGTTGGACTGTCCATAGTTGGACCGACCACCTTTAATGTCTCGATGCTCCAGTTAATGTTCATTCTTAGATGTGAAGGGTTTGTTAAgatgtcccacatcggttggacaGAGTTCTTGGGAGTTCTATATATGGACTTGAATGATTCTCCCCCATTTGAACTagtttttggggttgagttaggtctaAGTTTCAATCTTAACAAACACTTCAAATGTGTGTAATATCATAAGTTAatgataaattatattaatgTGACATGGAACATTTTTGCAGGTCCATTTTCAAAAACAGCAGTGAATTTCAATGCTGGATGCAAGACACAAATGGCCAATGTAGTACAATCTGTTTGTATGCTATTAGTCCTCCTATTGTTGGCCCCTTCATTTAGCTACACTCCTCAGCTTGCTCTCTCGGCCATTATTATATCAGCAATGCTTGGCCTCATTAAGTATGAAAAATACTATCACCTCTATAAGACGGATAAATTCGATTTTGTTATATGCATGTCTGCGTTCCTCGGCGTTCCCTTCATAAGCATGGACATGGGACTCGTCATATCGGTAAATCAAgtttgatatattttaaaaaaattcgtaTAATATAGGGAACGTGACGTTTTGGTTGGATCATAGGTTGGACTGTCCCTGGTCAGAGCGTTATTGTATATAGCAAGGCCTACGACATGTAAGCTGGTGAACATACCGGATTCGAATTTGTATCGGGATATAGAGCAGTATCCGCATGGGAGTACAATTCCAGGGGTTCTGGCTCTGCAGATTGGGTCACCTTTATATTTTGCAAATGCCAACTATATGAAAGAAAGGTATTTTTAATAATGCATTTATATGTGGTCTTTTTTTGGTATTGCTTTAATTTTCTGTGTGCATCTGCAGAATCATGAGATGGGTTCGAGATGAATTCGACTTGACAAAATCTTCACAAAATGACATTGAATACATCCTACTCGACTTTGGAGGTTAGTACATACCGCGAATCAAAACATTTCttctatatatgtgtgtgtggaCGTGCACGTTAGCTATATACTCTTTACAATGAATTCAACTATGAATAATTTTGTATTTGTTCCCACTTTTTgattataacataatataactCTAAAATATTGTTACCCGAGTTGATTTAGTTCGGTTAGATCTGACCTATATGGCTAGATCCTAGTTATCCATACTAGCAGGAGGTAAGACTCACCTGCTGGCTGCTGCTAGCATGGAAAAAGGTCTGGTAAACTCCTTAACACTCCTCGGACAACAGGATTGCATGCACATTTCAGTCACTTGAGAATCCATACAGCAATATAAGTTGCTCCAACGTCGTGGTCGTCGAATAAACATATGAACTAACCGAACGATCACCGTTGCAGGTGTGACATCCATCGACCACACCGGAGTCGAAGCTCTGGTCGAAGTTCGCAAAAGCTTGGAGGTCAAAGGAATCAAGGTGGTTATTTTTAAAGATATATACAATCTTACTTCTTTTCTTTTCATTCAAAACAAATAAACTTACAATATTTCATTCATTTTGCAGATGATTTTAATAAATCCTAGACTTGATGTCATGGAAAAATTGACAGTTGCCCACTTCATCGACAAGATTGGCAAGGATTCTGTCTTCTTATCTATCGACGACGCCATCGGGACCTTAAGATTTTCCCTTAAAACTTCCAAGGGAGCTAGCAACGAAAGTAATTTGGAGACTGTATAGCCTGCAAATGATGTATTATTTTACAAGGGAGGCTACTCAACTAATATTGTATGGATTTTCTTTTTATACAATATAACTTTAAATAAGTAATTTGATGGTACAGATGCCAAATTTtaaaggtaaaaacttgtgtgagacggtcacataagttgtattttgtgagacggatctcttattttgatcattcatgaaaaagtattaccttttatgctaagagtattactttttattgtgaatattggtaaggttgactcatctcacagataaagatttgtgagaccgtctcacaagagaccgactcaattttaaatattaaagtaaAATACTAAACTATAGATTGAATTTTGAAAAGATGAATGAATTATTAAATGCAAaagttgaaaataaaataagtaaGAAAATCAAAAAAGTAACATATTgacaataattatttaaatcaatgtatttatttttcaatgaaatattatataatgGCGTGCAACTTCttcaataatatttatttaaatgatttttttatatcatgAAATAGTAAAAGTAATTATCTTAATAACcctattattatatttaaatattaaatttatacttaaatgatttatataaataatttataaaacttAGATTTTATGGATATTTATCGTTCATAAATAAGTATACATAAAAGTAATTATTTCattctcaaaaaaaaattatttcaatattgaataggtcttttgtgagacggtctcacgaatctttatctgtgagatcggtcaaccctaccgatattaacaataaaaaataatatttttagcataaaaattaatattttttcattgatgacacaaataagaaatatgtctcacaaaatacgattcgtgagaccgtctcacacaaatttttgtcttcaATAATTTGTTAAACAATTATAATTGTATGATCGGTTGATTGTTATTTAACTAAAAATTACAGGTAATGGTAATGATGTAACAACAACCTTTTAATTCGTACAACAACCAAAATATATGTTTCAATTGCTCTCTTAATTGGAGCAATTATTGTATCCTAATTATAATACTTGaaatgattatttaaatattcagaaaaaatcaataatataatttaaatatttactaaacaattaaactaattaaagtaaaaacttaaataaaaaataaaattaatatttctgaaatattttatgtaaaaaaataataataaaaacaagaaATAACAATTTTGCAAGTGGAAGTGCTCCCAAAGTCCCAAACAAGATATTCGACTACTCTAAAATTCGTTAATCTTCTCCACATTCTGATCCGCCCATCTCTACAAATTCCCTTTTCTCCAGGTAAATTGGTATCCGATCGTACTGATTGGCGTCGGTATTTTTATGTTGGAACCAATGTTTTTCCCTTGGTCTACGCTTTCACGTGCTGCTAAATTGATTTTGgggtgtaattttttttttttattaccaTCTTTGTGCAGATTAGAGATTGGATTCTCAATAATCGTAACATTTTCTTGTGTGCTGCAGTTcgtttttttatttgattttttttaattaatcccGCCTGGGTTGCCTCTCAATCATTGgaaatttgaattaaatgattatattatCATCGACTGCATTTGAAGCTTGGAATATTGTGTTTGCAGATAAGTTGCAGTTGTATTTATTTGAAGGACAATGAGTTTTACTGGCCCTTCGGTCGGTTCTGGTTAGTGTTGATTGTTTTCCTGTTGTTTTGCTCCGTGCAGAACTAGTTTTCTGACTCCCAGTTAGGTTATGGTGTCATCCATTCATTCTCAAGTCTTAAATTTGATGTTACCAACTGAACTatcctctaattttttttcctgaCACTCATTTGGAATTTTATAGTGGAGTATATATGAAATTTTGTGGCTGTTTGCGCAAAGAATTTTTGGTCTAAAACGTGAGTTTTAGGTattaatgtttatgaaagcttaacagaacTGATTGTAATAgttatttgaaattttcaaCCACTTATCCATGAATAAGTTTACAGATTTCCTAT contains the following coding sequences:
- the LOC142504745 gene encoding putative sulfate transporter 3.5; protein product: MAGISGGSCDNLRRVNFDAPRSFGTVLKSKLKETFIPDDPFRQFKNEPLKRRTIKKIQYFVPIFEWLPKYNFGLFKYDLLAGITIASLAIPQGISYANLAKLPPVIGLYSSFVPPLIYAIFGSSKHLAVGTVAACSLLIAETIGEKVSPADNIQLYTSLVFTATLFSGLFQTVLGLLRLGILVDFLSHSTILGFMGGTALLIIFQQMKGMLGLKHFTTKTGLVSVVESIFHNRQEWKLECLIIGVIFVVCLQITRYVKQKKPKLFWVSAIGPMTVVVIGCLYTYFSHAEKRGIPTVGHLKRGINEISVQRLNFSSKYVMAPLKAGIITGMIALAEGIAIGRSFAIARNEQIDGNKEMIAYGLMNIIGSCTSCYLTTGPFSKTAVNFNAGCKTQMANVVQSVCMLLVLLLLAPSFSYTPQLALSAIIISAMLGLIKYEKYYHLYKTDKFDFVICMSAFLGVPFISMDMGLVISVGLSLVRALLYIARPTTCKLVNIPDSNLYRDIEQYPHGSTIPGVLALQIGSPLYFANANYMKERIMRWVRDEFDLTKSSQNDIEYILLDFGGVTSIDHTGVEALVEVRKSLEVKGIKMILINPRLDVMEKLTVAHFIDKIGKDSVFLSIDDAIGTLRFSLKTSKGASNESNLETV